One Capsicum annuum cultivar UCD-10X-F1 chromosome 2, UCD10Xv1.1, whole genome shotgun sequence genomic window carries:
- the LOC107858276 gene encoding uncharacterized protein LOC107858276, translating into MHVDESTSEVNVFKYVFWAFKPCIKGFKRCRPIISIDGTHIYGKYDLKMLIAVTADTNGQIFPLTFAIVDEETKEAWSWFLSCLEIHVVVGHRDVRYISDHAPRILRSFNDLVELHEPNAYHRFCLRHVKSNFLSNFPNKQLEGLMWQAAIQHQECKFKTVMQCLKDAELGAYNFLMKISLEKWTVHRDSGKRWGILTTNLSESFNGFLKKSRGLPITAMIKLTYYQIVERFVSRKQYAQELINEKEQRSPVVAKKILKYELKSKNHQVTTYNRETGVFEVETYHRQGCGGRKHIIKFSRNTYGCQKWQAYHIPCSHVLKVTEQMNRVAHDLVSDIIVR; encoded by the coding sequence ATGCATGTCGATGAATCGACATCAGAAGTAAATGTTTTTAAATATGTGTTCTGGGCATTTAAACCTTGTATAAAAGGTTTTAAAAGATGTAGACCAATCATCTCTATAGACGGCACTCAcatttatggaaaatatgatttaaagatgtTGATTGCTGTGACTGCTGATACAAATGGGCAAATATTTCCACTTACTTTTGCAATTGTTGACGAGGAAACCAAAGAAGCATGGTCATGGTTTTTGTCGTGCCTTGAAATTCATGTGGTAGTTGGTCATAGAGATGTTAGATACATATCTGATCATGCTCCTAGAATACTTAGAAGTTTTAATGATTTGGTTGAGTTACATGAGCCGAATGCATATCATCGCTTTTGTCTTAGGCATGTGAAAAGTAACTTTCTGTCTAACTTTCCTAACAAGCAACTTGAGGGATTAATGTGGCAGGCTGCTATTCAACACCAAGAATGTAAATTCAAAACCGTCATGCAATGTTTGAAAGATGCTGAGCTAGGTGCGTacaatttcttaatgaaaatttcattagaaaaatggACAGTTCATCGTGATAGTGGTAAAAGATGGGGCATTTTAACAACCAATCTTTCTGAATCTTTCAAtggattcttaaagaaatctCGAGGTCTCCCAATTACTGCAATGATTAAGCTTACATACTATCAAATTGTGGAAAGATTTGTATCCAGAAAGCAGTATGCACAAGAGCTCATTAATGAAAAAGAACAAAGGTCACCTGTGGTTGcaaagaaaattttgaagtatgaattgaAGTCTAAAAATCATCAGGTAACAACTTATAACAGAGAAACGGGGGTATTCGAGGTTGAAACATATCATCGTCAAGGTTGTGGTGGCAGAAAACATATCATTAAATTTAGTAGGAATACGTATGGATGTCAAAAGTGGCAAGCATATCACATTCCATGTTCACATGTGTTGAAGGTTACTGAGCAGATGAATAGGGTTGCACATGATTTGGTCAGTGATATTATAGTACGGTGA
- the LOC107861311 gene encoding thiosulfate sulfurtransferase 18 isoform X2: MASQLGSGAEVVTVDVHAARELIRSGHRYLDVRTEEEFKKGHVENSLNIPYMFNTPQGRVKNPKFLEQVSSACDKEEKLIVGCQSGVRSLDATTDLHAAEFKHASNMGGGYLAWVENGFAVNKPQDEL; encoded by the exons ATGGCCAGTCAACTCGG CTCAGGAGCAGAGGTTGTTACTGTAGATGTTCATGCAGCTCGTGAACTCATCCGATCTGGTCACCGTTATCTTGATGTCAG GACAGAAGAAGAATTCAAGAAAGGGCATGTAGAGAACTCTTTGAATATTCCCTATATGTTTAATACTCCCCAAG gTAGGGTGAAGAATCCAAAGTTTTTGGAGCAGGTATCTTCAGCATGTGACAAGGAAGAAAAGCTAATTGTG GGATGTCAAAGTGGTGTGAGGTCCCTCGATGCTACTACTGATCTTCATGCTGct GAATTTAAGCATGCCAGCAACATGGGAGGGGGCTATCTGGCTTGGGTGGAGAACGGATTTGCTGTAAACAAACCACAAGATGAGCTTTGA
- the LOC107861311 gene encoding thiosulfate sulfurtransferase 18 isoform X1: protein MGNVLWNGVVSLFLVLLLFCSSGAEVVTVDVHAARELIRSGHRYLDVRTEEEFKKGHVENSLNIPYMFNTPQGRVKNPKFLEQVSSACDKEEKLIVGCQSGVRSLDATTDLHAAEFKHASNMGGGYLAWVENGFAVNKPQDEL from the exons ATGGGTAATGTTTTGTGGAATGGTGTTGTTTCTCTTTTTCTTGTTCTGCTTCTGTTTTGTAGCTCAGGAGCAGAGGTTGTTACTGTAGATGTTCATGCAGCTCGTGAACTCATCCGATCTGGTCACCGTTATCTTGATGTCAG GACAGAAGAAGAATTCAAGAAAGGGCATGTAGAGAACTCTTTGAATATTCCCTATATGTTTAATACTCCCCAAG gTAGGGTGAAGAATCCAAAGTTTTTGGAGCAGGTATCTTCAGCATGTGACAAGGAAGAAAAGCTAATTGTG GGATGTCAAAGTGGTGTGAGGTCCCTCGATGCTACTACTGATCTTCATGCTGct GAATTTAAGCATGCCAGCAACATGGGAGGGGGCTATCTGGCTTGGGTGGAGAACGGATTTGCTGTAAACAAACCACAAGATGAGCTTTGA